A section of the Schistosoma haematobium chromosome ZW, whole genome shotgun sequence genome encodes:
- the TEX2 gene encoding Tabersonine 6,7-epoxidase isoform 2, variant 2 (EggNog:ENOG410V6NC~COG:J), translated as MSAKKPKLPGLNIRGSSSRHDWDSVGTIKFFTDKDGDISGLDEAMRTISMGTRQSGEANVHSPSSHTSDKDSTSYTGYIDEFSGQNKLDVEIAVEATSISESISPTDLTDSTESAKETHGYMNESSFSQQTNESLGVFSFNNDLNTNSNVLPNSIDVFRTNDRHNSLDLDEKLLTMISDSALFSGTVSNTDIIICELYYSS; from the exons AT GAGTGCGAAAAAACCAAAGCTGCCTGGTTTAAACATTCGTGGTAGCTCAAGTAGACACGACTGGGATTCTGTTGGAACAATCAAGTTTTTCACTGACAAAGATGGTGATATTAGTGGTTTAGATGAAGCAATGAGAACTATTAGTATGGGTACTCGGCAGTCTGGAGAAGCGAATGTGCATTCACCATCCTCACAT ACAAGCGACAAAGATTCCACATCATATACTGGATATATTGATGAGTTTAGTGGGCAAAACAAATTAGATGTTGAAATTGCTGTTGAAGCAACAAGCATTTCTGAATCAATTAGTCCCACGGATCTGACTGATTCAACTGAGTCGGCTAAAGAAACTCATGGTTATATGAATGAATCAAGTTTTAGTCAACAGACAAATGAATCTCTTGGTGTTTTCTCATTCAATAACGATCTAAATACGAACTCAAATGTTCTTCCGAATTCTATCGATGTTTTCAGGACTAATGACAGACATAACTCACTGGACTTAGATGA AAAATTACTCACAATGATATCCGACTCTGCATTATTTAGTGGCACAGTTTCAAATACCGATATCATCATATGCGAGCTTTATTATTCAAGCTAA